A DNA window from Chitinibacter fontanus contains the following coding sequences:
- the mfd gene encoding transcription-repair coupling factor, which yields MTLPALPPVSNIVQRLQIATPHGSGDARLLAEYVSEVKLLVVITASAQEAVRIKDEMAFFLPEKNIVQLPDWETLPYDHFSPHSDLISERLAALWQVRQGAAEVLVVPLQTAMGVFAPVEFLTGTTFFLKKGEKLDAEKLRADMAFAGYNHVTQVYGPGEFSIRGGLIDLFPMGSTLPFRIDLFDDQIETIRTFDVDTQRSLYPVPEIRLLPAREFPTDDAGKTKFRQRFREVFEGAPTNARLYKDVSNGIIPAGIEYYLPLFFDATATLFDYLPSDGVLAMHGDLAGAAEQYWQDIAERHKLNIGDKDRPLLPPRDLFVAPDLLFGHIKKYRRIELTTGTTSITQPLPSLDVDRRSENPISKLTDFVAHYPGRILLVAESLGRRETMAQFFAEYGFKPALVDNWIEAKASKDQIQLIAAPIFRGFVWQAESLAVITEADLYPAVIQSRGKKQQKRSNTDAMLRDLSELKIGDPVVHEAHGIGLYMGLTSMDLGDGDTELLLIEYAGGDKLYVPVSQLHVISRYSGGSTENVNVHKLGSGAWEKAKRKAAEQVRDTAAELLNLYARRAARQGHAFEWSLHDYQAFAAGFGFEETADQAAAIEAVLVDMRTTQPMDRLVCGDVGFGKTEVALRAAFCAVAGGKQVAVLVPTTLLAEQHYQNFADRFADWPIKVAELSRFRSGKETAAAIKGLADGTVDIVIGTHKLVQPDVEFAKLGLVIIDEEHRFGVRQKEQLKALRANVDVLTLTATPIPRTLAMSLEGLRDFSVIATAPNKRLAVKTFVAKFSDGIIREAVLRELKRGGQVFFLHNEVETIENMREKLALLLPEARIGVAHGQMRPTDLEHVMRDFNQMRFNVLLCTTIIENGIDIPNANTILMNRADKFGLSQLHQMRGRVGRSHHQAYAYLLVPDVDGISKDAKKRLEAIQMMEELGSGFYLAMHDLEIRGAGEVLGDSQSGEMQEIGFALYSQMLKQAVKALKAGKEPDLSQPLGVTTEINLHAPALLPNEYCPDVNERLSLYKRLASVENNDELNDIHQEMIDRFGLLPDPAKVLLDCHRLRMLAGPLGISKIDAADNTIIIHFLPKTTVDPMKIISLIQSKKNYKLAGQDKLRIEGNWPESALRAVRVKELINELH from the coding sequence ATGACGCTTCCTGCCCTACCCCCGGTCTCCAATATCGTGCAACGCCTGCAAATCGCCACGCCGCATGGCTCGGGTGATGCGCGCCTGCTGGCTGAATATGTGAGTGAGGTGAAATTACTGGTGGTAATCACCGCCAGCGCGCAGGAAGCGGTACGCATTAAAGATGAAATGGCGTTTTTCCTGCCAGAAAAAAACATCGTGCAGCTGCCCGACTGGGAAACGCTGCCTTACGACCATTTCTCGCCACACTCCGATTTGATCAGCGAGCGGCTCGCGGCGCTGTGGCAAGTGCGGCAAGGTGCAGCCGAAGTGCTGGTGGTGCCCTTGCAAACGGCGATGGGCGTGTTTGCGCCGGTTGAGTTTTTGACTGGCACGACGTTTTTCCTGAAAAAAGGCGAAAAGCTCGACGCTGAAAAACTGCGCGCCGATATGGCGTTTGCCGGTTACAACCACGTCACGCAAGTCTACGGGCCGGGCGAATTTTCGATTCGCGGCGGCTTAATCGATTTATTCCCGATGGGCAGCACGCTGCCGTTCCGGATTGATCTATTTGACGATCAGATCGAAACCATCCGCACTTTTGATGTCGATACGCAGCGCAGCCTGTATCCGGTACCGGAAATTCGCCTACTGCCCGCGCGCGAATTTCCGACGGATGACGCAGGTAAAACCAAATTCCGCCAGCGTTTCCGTGAAGTATTTGAAGGCGCGCCGACCAATGCGCGCCTGTATAAAGATGTGAGCAATGGCATTATCCCAGCAGGGATCGAGTACTACCTGCCGCTCTTTTTTGACGCGACGGCAACGCTATTTGATTACCTACCTAGCGACGGGGTATTGGCGATGCACGGTGATCTAGCGGGGGCTGCAGAGCAATACTGGCAGGATATTGCCGAACGCCACAAGCTCAATATCGGCGATAAAGATCGCCCATTGCTGCCACCGCGTGATTTATTTGTTGCGCCCGACCTACTCTTTGGCCATATCAAAAAATATCGGCGCATTGAGTTGACCACAGGTACGACCAGCATCACCCAGCCGCTGCCATCGCTCGATGTTGACCGCCGCAGCGAGAACCCTATTTCCAAGCTCACCGATTTTGTCGCACACTATCCGGGCCGGATTTTGCTCGTCGCCGAAAGTCTGGGCCGCCGCGAGACGATGGCACAATTCTTCGCCGAATATGGCTTCAAGCCTGCACTGGTCGACAACTGGATTGAGGCCAAAGCCAGCAAGGATCAAATCCAGCTAATCGCCGCGCCGATTTTCCGTGGTTTTGTCTGGCAGGCTGAATCGTTGGCCGTGATTACTGAGGCCGATCTGTATCCGGCCGTGATTCAATCACGCGGCAAAAAGCAGCAAAAACGCAGCAATACCGACGCGATGCTGCGCGATCTATCCGAGCTCAAAATTGGCGACCCAGTGGTTCACGAGGCCCACGGCATTGGCCTGTATATGGGCCTGACGTCGATGGATTTGGGCGATGGCGATACCGAATTGCTGCTGATCGAATACGCGGGCGGCGATAAATTGTATGTGCCAGTAAGCCAATTGCATGTCATTTCACGCTATTCGGGTGGATCAACCGAAAATGTGAATGTCCACAAGCTGGGCTCAGGTGCTTGGGAAAAGGCCAAACGCAAAGCTGCCGAACAGGTGCGTGATACCGCCGCTGAATTGCTCAATCTTTACGCGCGTCGCGCGGCGCGCCAAGGCCACGCGTTTGAATGGAGTCTGCACGATTACCAAGCCTTTGCCGCCGGTTTTGGCTTTGAAGAAACAGCCGATCAGGCCGCCGCAATTGAAGCGGTCTTGGTTGATATGCGCACCACGCAGCCGATGGATCGCTTGGTGTGTGGTGACGTCGGCTTTGGTAAAACCGAAGTGGCACTCCGCGCGGCTTTCTGCGCCGTCGCAGGCGGCAAACAGGTTGCGGTACTAGTTCCAACGACCTTGCTGGCCGAGCAGCATTACCAGAATTTTGCCGATCGCTTTGCCGATTGGCCGATCAAAGTTGCCGAGTTGAGCCGTTTCCGTTCGGGCAAAGAAACTGCCGCCGCGATCAAAGGTTTGGCCGATGGCACTGTAGACATCGTGATCGGCACACATAAACTCGTTCAACCTGATGTCGAATTCGCCAAGCTTGGCCTCGTGATCATCGACGAAGAGCACAGGTTTGGCGTGCGCCAGAAAGAGCAACTTAAAGCGCTGCGCGCCAATGTCGATGTATTGACCCTCACCGCCACGCCGATTCCACGTACGCTAGCGATGAGTCTGGAAGGCTTACGTGATTTCTCCGTGATTGCTACAGCGCCGAATAAACGCTTAGCAGTCAAAACCTTTGTCGCGAAATTTAGCGACGGCATTATTCGCGAAGCGGTACTGCGCGAACTCAAGCGCGGCGGGCAGGTGTTCTTCTTGCACAATGAAGTCGAAACCATTGAAAACATGCGTGAAAAATTAGCGCTACTGTTACCCGAAGCCCGCATCGGCGTCGCCCACGGCCAGATGCGCCCGACCGATCTGGAACACGTGATGCGCGACTTTAATCAGATGCGCTTTAATGTGCTGCTGTGCACGACGATTATCGAAAACGGCATCGACATCCCGAACGCCAATACCATTTTGATGAATCGCGCCGACAAATTTGGTCTGTCGCAATTGCACCAAATGCGCGGCCGCGTTGGTCGTAGTCATCACCAAGCCTACGCCTACCTGCTGGTGCCTGACGTTGATGGCATTTCGAAAGACGCCAAAAAGCGTCTTGAAGCGATTCAGATGATGGAAGAGCTGGGTTCGGGCTTTTATCTGGCGATGCATGACTTGGAAATTCGCGGAGCAGGTGAAGTACTGGGCGATTCGCAATCGGGTGAAATGCAGGAAATCGGCTTTGCGCTGTATAGCCAAATGCTCAAGCAGGCGGTCAAAGCACTCAAAGCGGGCAAAGAGCCTGATCTATCGCAGCCGCTGGGCGTGACGACGGAGATCAATCTGCATGCGCCAGCGCTGCTACCGAATGAATATTGCCCCGATGTAAACGAACGCCTGAGCCTCTATAAACGTCTTGCCAGCGTCGAGAACAACGACGAACTCAACGACATTCATCAGGAAATGATCGACCGTTTTGGCCTGCTGCCCGACCCGGCTAAAGTACTGCTCGATTGCCACCGCCTACGCATGTTGGCTGGTCCATTGGGCATTAGCAAAATTGACGCGGCCGACAACACGATCATTATTCATTTCTTGCCAAAAACGACGGTTGATCCGATGAAGATCATCTCGCTGATTCAAAGCAAGAAAAACTACAAGCTCGCCGGCCAAGACAAGCTGCGCATTGAAGGTAATTGGCCCGAGAGCGCACTGCGGGCTGTGCGCGTCAAAGAACTGATTAACGAGCTACATTAA
- a CDS encoding efflux transporter outer membrane subunit: MNKTLLSLCIAGLLSACAFTPDYTPPVTELPTSSVQAAISKQWWLQFNDEALNRLIESALKNNQNLALIQAKVDEARAVLGITSAEQLPRIGLNGSAGSATQSKELGVPAYTNAENYKLVGQVSWELDIWGRVRNLSAAARDDLFATQYNQDAAISSLSAEVAQAYFNLRAFDARLQITENTIKSRQDAYDLRYKRFKGGVTSELDVRQAEVELANAQAARPDVQRSIANAEGALSILTGQSPKALIEGKLERGLAIGYISLPPAIPAELSSDLLLRRPDIAQAEASLRANRARVEAARAAYLPRISLTGLLGVESNQLGNLFNSGARTWSFAGNLAMPLFDNGLTAAQVDQAKARERQATAAYQLAIQNAFAETRTSLTANQVIGNKVSAVQTQVDALNRQLKLATLRYDNGFSSYLEVLDAERNLFDAQIALINTQRDQLNYRVELFKVLGGGWDKTAAAKAQ, from the coding sequence ATGAATAAAACCCTACTCTCCCTATGTATTGCCGGCTTATTAAGCGCATGCGCGTTCACGCCGGACTATACCCCCCCTGTCACGGAACTGCCGACGAGCTCTGTGCAAGCGGCGATATCCAAGCAATGGTGGCTGCAATTTAACGATGAGGCTCTCAATCGCTTGATTGAAAGCGCGCTCAAGAACAACCAAAACTTAGCACTGATTCAGGCCAAGGTTGACGAGGCACGTGCAGTACTGGGGATTACATCTGCCGAGCAGTTGCCACGGATAGGTTTAAACGGCAGCGCAGGCAGCGCAACCCAATCCAAAGAGCTGGGTGTCCCCGCCTACACCAACGCCGAAAACTACAAATTGGTTGGACAGGTTAGCTGGGAGCTAGATATCTGGGGACGCGTGCGCAACCTTAGCGCAGCAGCCCGTGATGACTTGTTTGCGACGCAATACAATCAAGATGCCGCAATCAGCTCTTTATCGGCAGAAGTGGCTCAGGCTTATTTCAATCTACGCGCTTTTGACGCACGACTGCAAATTACTGAAAACACGATCAAATCACGGCAAGATGCTTATGATTTGCGCTACAAACGCTTCAAAGGTGGTGTAACTTCCGAGCTAGATGTCCGCCAAGCAGAGGTTGAGCTCGCCAATGCACAGGCTGCACGACCCGATGTGCAACGCTCAATTGCCAATGCAGAAGGTGCACTTAGCATTCTAACTGGGCAATCACCCAAGGCACTTATTGAAGGAAAACTGGAACGAGGGCTGGCAATTGGGTATATTTCCCTGCCGCCAGCAATCCCAGCAGAGCTGAGTTCAGATTTATTACTGCGCCGACCCGATATCGCGCAAGCTGAAGCTAGCTTGCGCGCGAATCGAGCCAGAGTTGAAGCTGCGCGTGCTGCTTACCTCCCCCGCATTTCTTTAACCGGCTTACTGGGTGTGGAGAGCAATCAGCTCGGTAATTTATTCAATAGTGGCGCCCGCACTTGGAGTTTTGCCGGTAATTTGGCAATGCCATTGTTTGATAATGGCCTGACCGCCGCACAGGTCGATCAAGCCAAAGCACGCGAGCGTCAAGCGACTGCAGCCTATCAACTAGCAATTCAAAACGCTTTTGCTGAAACTCGTACTTCATTGACAGCCAACCAAGTTATCGGCAATAAAGTGAGCGCGGTGCAAACGCAGGTTGACGCACTCAATCGCCAACTCAAACTGGCCACCTTGCGCTATGACAACGGTTTTTCGAGCTATCTCGAAGTACTCGATGCTGAGCGCAATTTGTTTGACGCGCAAATTGCGCTGATTAACACCCAGCGTGACCAACTCAACTATCGCGTTGAGTTATTCAAAGTGCTCGGCGGTGGCTGGGATAAAACGGCAGCCGCCAAAGCTCAATAA
- the tyrS gene encoding tyrosine--tRNA ligase, whose product MSSTSLNQASLLEDLQARGLIAQCTDQAALSELLAKESVTLYCGFDPTADSLHIGSLVPILVLKRFQQYGHKPIALVGGATGMIGDPSFKATERKLNTTDVIATWVDKIRAQVSPFLSFEGDNAAIMSNNYDWFGGMGALEFLRDIGKYFSVNQMIKKEAVQQRIAREDQGISYTEFSYSLLQGYDFTELNKRYNCKLQIGGSDQWGNITAGTDLTRRLNQEQVYGLTLPLVTKSDGTKFGKTETGTIWLDAKKTSPYAFYQFWLNTADADVYKFLKYFSFLSVAEIDAIEEADKTSGKKPEAQRILAEQVTAIVHGDSAVEAAQRISQNLFSDSLAALTQNDFEQLAQDGMPSVQLPAAENQLIATLVAAGLAKSNSEARTFIQSGAVIVNGTKVEALDYAFGDVDRLFGAYTLIRRGKKNYALISWS is encoded by the coding sequence ATGTCGTCTACCAGCCTCAATCAAGCCAGCCTATTAGAGGACCTACAAGCACGTGGTCTGATCGCCCAATGTACCGATCAAGCTGCCTTGTCTGAACTATTGGCCAAAGAGTCTGTGACCTTGTATTGCGGCTTTGACCCTACCGCCGATAGCTTGCACATTGGCTCATTGGTGCCGATTCTGGTGCTCAAGCGTTTTCAGCAATACGGCCACAAACCAATTGCCTTGGTGGGCGGTGCGACCGGCATGATTGGTGATCCGAGCTTTAAAGCCACCGAGCGTAAGCTCAATACCACCGATGTGATTGCGACCTGGGTGGATAAAATCCGCGCGCAAGTCTCACCATTTCTGAGTTTCGAAGGCGACAATGCCGCGATTATGTCGAATAACTACGACTGGTTTGGCGGTATGGGCGCACTGGAGTTTTTGCGCGACATTGGCAAGTATTTCTCGGTTAATCAAATGATCAAGAAAGAGGCGGTACAACAGCGTATCGCGCGCGAAGACCAAGGCATTTCATACACCGAATTCTCCTACAGCCTGCTGCAAGGCTACGATTTTACTGAGCTGAATAAGCGCTACAACTGCAAGTTGCAAATTGGTGGTTCAGATCAGTGGGGCAATATCACTGCGGGCACGGATCTGACGCGTCGCCTGAACCAAGAGCAAGTGTACGGTCTGACCTTGCCGCTGGTGACCAAATCGGACGGCACTAAATTTGGTAAAACCGAAACCGGTACGATCTGGCTCGACGCGAAGAAAACCTCACCGTACGCCTTCTACCAATTCTGGCTCAATACTGCCGATGCGGATGTGTATAAATTCCTGAAATACTTCAGCTTCCTGTCGGTGGCCGAGATTGATGCGATTGAAGAGGCGGACAAAACTAGCGGCAAAAAACCTGAAGCGCAGCGCATTTTGGCCGAGCAAGTGACTGCGATTGTGCATGGTGATTCAGCAGTAGAGGCCGCGCAGCGCATCAGTCAGAACTTGTTTAGCGATAGCCTCGCGGCACTGACGCAAAACGACTTTGAGCAATTGGCGCAAGACGGCATGCCAAGTGTTCAATTGCCTGCAGCGGAAAATCAATTGATCGCAACACTGGTGGCGGCTGGTTTGGCTAAATCTAACTCAGAAGCGCGGACGTTTATTCAAAGCGGCGCGGTGATTGTGAATGGCACCAAAGTGGAAGCGCTTGACTACGCCTTTGGCGATGTTGACCGCCTGTTTGGCGCTTACACGCTGATTCGCCGTGGCAAGAAAAATTATGCTTTGATTTCTTGGAGTTAA